Proteins encoded together in one Chryseobacterium sp. G0201 window:
- a CDS encoding restriction endonuclease subunit S, giving the protein MKSLQPKLRFQEFRDDWKHKYFKEIYSFRSTNSLSRDKLNYENGLVKNIHYGDIHSKFNSLFKIENELVPYINDDISLEKIPNENFLKVKDLVIADASEDYDDIGKCLEIIDLNEEDVLAGLHTFIARPDLHDIALGFGNYLMKSDYSKIQIKTIAQGTKVLSISTTRLSEIKVNIPSIEEQTKIANFLSAVDEKLNLLKEKKVLLEDYKKGIMQKIFNQEIRFKDNNGNDFEDWEKVVLGNISDVRDGTHDSPKYVDNGYPLITSKNLNSNGKLDFKNVEFITQIDFDKINKRSKVDIGDIIFGMIGTIGNPVLLKSDEFAIKNVALIKEKKDLKNSFLIHYLNSSLILNQFKKENVGGTQKFLSLGIIRNLEILLPSIGEQTKIANFLSGIDEKIELVSNQIQDTQEYKKGLLQQMFV; this is encoded by the coding sequence ATGAAATCACTTCAACCAAAATTAAGATTTCAAGAGTTTAGGGATGATTGGAAGCATAAATATTTTAAAGAAATTTATTCTTTCAGAAGTACAAATTCTTTATCAAGAGATAAGCTAAATTATGAAAATGGACTTGTAAAAAATATTCATTATGGTGATATTCATTCAAAATTTAATTCATTGTTTAAAATTGAAAATGAATTAGTTCCATATATTAATGATGATATTTCATTAGAAAAAATACCAAATGAAAATTTTTTAAAAGTAAAGGATTTAGTTATTGCAGATGCTTCAGAGGATTATGACGACATTGGAAAGTGTTTAGAAATAATTGATTTAAATGAAGAAGATGTATTGGCAGGATTACATACTTTTATTGCAAGACCAGATTTACACGATATTGCGTTGGGTTTTGGTAATTATTTAATGAAATCTGATTACTCTAAAATTCAAATTAAAACAATTGCTCAAGGAACGAAAGTATTAAGTATTTCTACAACTAGATTGTCAGAAATTAAAGTTAATATTCCATCTATTGAAGAACAAACCAAAATTGCCAATTTCCTTTCAGCAGTAGATGAAAAACTAAACCTTTTAAAAGAAAAAAAAGTACTTTTAGAAGACTATAAAAAAGGCATTATGCAAAAAATATTCAACCAAGAAATAAGGTTTAAAGATAATAATGGTAATGACTTTGAAGATTGGGAGAAAGTTGTTTTAGGTAATATTAGTGATGTCAGAGATGGTACTCACGATAGCCCAAAATATGTTGACAATGGATATCCCTTAATTACTTCTAAAAATTTAAATTCAAATGGAAAACTTGATTTCAAAAATGTAGAATTTATTACTCAAATTGACTTTGATAAAATTAACAAAAGGTCTAAAGTTGATATTGGTGATATTATTTTTGGAATGATTGGTACAATTGGAAATCCTGTATTATTAAAATCTGATGAATTTGCTATTAAAAATGTTGCATTGATTAAAGAAAAAAAAGATTTAAAAAACAGTTTTTTAATACACTATTTAAATTCGAGTTTAATTCTAAACCAATTCAAAAAAGAAAATGTTGGTGGTACACAAAAGTTTTTATCATTAGGAATAATTAGAAATTTAGAAATATTATTACCATCAATTGGTGAACAAACTAAAATCGCCAATTTCCTTTCAGGAATTGATGAAAAAATAGAATTAGTTTCAAATCAAATACAAGACACACAAGAATATAAAAAAGGTTTATTACAACAAATGTTTGTTTGA
- a CDS encoding type I restriction-modification system subunit M produces MSDEQKKLLETQLWAIANILRGKISANQFQDYILGFIFYKYLSEKLERKANEFLKPDGLVFSEIDENSTDGKVILEALKEATVDALGYFLKPSELFTNLAKKGNAKVINEDDEEQIQSTFILEDLANVLNSIEKSTMGSESQDDFDNLFYDIDLNSTKIGRTTKDRNDVIVKILTALDEIDFDLDNTDGDVLGDAYEYLIGQFAAGAGQKAGEFYTPQQVSTVLAKIVTTRKNKLKSVYDPTCGSGSLLLRVAREVEEVGHFYGQEQNRTTYNLARMNMILHDVNYHKFDIKNEDTLEKPQHLDFKFDAIVANPPFSAKWSANPLFSNDDRFSQYGRLAPGTKADFAFIQHMVHQLDDNGIMACIAPHGVLFRGAAEGHIRKYLIEDRNYIDAIIGLPSNLFYGTSIPTCILVLKKCKETPENILFIDASNDFEKVKNQNVLREQDVDKIIATYQNRTVIEKYSNIATLEEVKANDYNLNIPRYVNTFEEAIEINIDAIADKLQTVKIKMKEVDNTIATFCKELNIKTPF; encoded by the coding sequence ATGTCAGACGAACAAAAGAAACTTCTAGAAACCCAATTATGGGCAATAGCCAATATATTAAGAGGTAAAATTTCCGCGAATCAATTTCAAGATTATATCCTTGGTTTTATATTCTACAAATACCTTTCAGAGAAATTAGAAAGAAAGGCAAATGAATTCCTAAAACCAGATGGATTAGTATTTAGTGAAATAGACGAAAACAGCACGGACGGAAAAGTTATTTTAGAAGCCTTAAAAGAGGCAACTGTTGACGCATTAGGTTATTTCTTAAAGCCATCAGAACTATTTACAAATCTTGCTAAAAAAGGTAATGCAAAGGTTATTAATGAAGATGATGAAGAGCAAATACAAAGCACATTCATTTTAGAAGATTTAGCCAATGTTTTAAATAGTATCGAAAAAAGTACAATGGGTTCGGAGAGCCAAGACGACTTTGATAATTTATTTTATGATATAGATTTAAACTCAACTAAAATTGGAAGAACGACAAAAGACAGAAACGATGTTATTGTTAAAATCTTAACTGCATTAGATGAAATTGATTTCGATCTAGACAATACTGATGGTGATGTTTTGGGTGATGCATATGAATATTTAATAGGACAATTTGCAGCAGGTGCAGGACAAAAAGCAGGAGAATTTTATACACCGCAACAAGTATCCACTGTTTTAGCTAAAATTGTAACTACCCGTAAAAACAAATTAAAATCTGTTTATGATCCAACATGTGGTAGTGGTTCGTTGTTGCTTCGTGTAGCTAGAGAAGTTGAAGAAGTAGGGCATTTCTACGGACAAGAACAAAACCGTACAACATACAACTTGGCTCGAATGAATATGATTTTGCACGATGTCAATTATCATAAATTCGATATTAAAAATGAAGACACGCTTGAAAAACCACAACACTTAGATTTTAAATTTGATGCTATTGTAGCTAATCCTCCATTTTCTGCCAAGTGGTCTGCAAATCCTTTATTTTCTAATGATGACAGATTTTCACAATACGGAAGACTTGCACCGGGAACTAAAGCCGATTTTGCTTTTATTCAACACATGGTACACCAGCTAGATGATAACGGAATTATGGCTTGTATTGCTCCTCACGGTGTTTTATTCCGCGGTGCTGCTGAAGGTCATATTCGTAAATATTTAATCGAAGATAGAAACTACATTGATGCAATTATTGGTTTGCCTTCTAACTTATTTTATGGAACAAGTATTCCAACCTGTATTTTGGTTTTAAAAAAATGCAAAGAAACTCCAGAAAACATTTTATTCATTGATGCAAGTAACGATTTTGAAAAAGTAAAAAATCAAAATGTTTTAAGAGAACAGGACGTTGATAAAATTATAGCTACTTATCAAAACAGAACTGTAATTGAAAAATATTCAAACATTGCAACACTCGAAGAAGTAAAAGCAAACGATTATAATTTAAACATTCCTCGTTATGTAAATACATTTGAAGAAGCTATTGAAATTAATATTGATGCAATTGCAGATAAATTACAAACAGTAAAAATTAAAATGAAAGAGGTTGACAATACAATTGCTACATTTTGCAAAGAGTTAAATATTAAAACACCTTTTTAA
- a CDS encoding abortive infection family protein: MMKLTRNIINEHIEVFENFQYYHTILELIENNIKTNPDISIESCKSLFEGISKSILSTLDVNYSTSEIEDKTVQQLVKIMFKKLKEFTEIEELNYISVFVAEIGTIRNKRGDISHGRPSPKEISSDVDFAVMVINSTDNYIYYILKLFFSIDSKTDNKYKYEDYEEFNQWLDEQDSAGFFSSYSFALYEMDYIRYEQELQNFYPDIEL, translated from the coding sequence ATGATGAAATTGACTAGAAATATTATTAATGAGCATATTGAAGTTTTTGAAAACTTTCAATATTATCATACTATTTTAGAACTTATAGAAAATAACATAAAAACAAATCCTGATATATCAATAGAAAGTTGTAAATCACTTTTTGAGGGTATTTCTAAGTCAATATTATCAACTTTAGATGTCAATTATTCTACGTCTGAAATTGAAGATAAAACAGTTCAGCAATTAGTCAAAATAATGTTTAAAAAGTTAAAGGAATTTACTGAAATAGAAGAATTAAACTATATTTCTGTTTTTGTTGCGGAAATTGGAACTATTAGAAATAAACGAGGAGATATATCTCATGGTAGACCATCTCCAAAAGAAATTTCAAGCGATGTCGATTTTGCGGTTATGGTTATTAATTCTACAGATAATTATATTTATTATATATTAAAATTATTCTTTTCAATAGATAGCAAAACAGATAATAAGTATAAATATGAAGATTACGAGGAATTTAATCAATGGCTTGATGAACAAGATAGTGCTGGCTTTTTTAGTAGTTACAGCTTTGCACTATATGAAATGGATTATATTAGGTACGAACAAGAATTACAAAACTTTTATCCAGATATTGAATTATAA